From one Bos javanicus breed banteng chromosome 15, ARS-OSU_banteng_1.0, whole genome shotgun sequence genomic stretch:
- the LOC133261331 gene encoding olfactory receptor 52A5-like — MLRPNGSVFTPSVLTLIGIPGLESVQCWIGIPFCFMYLMAVIGNTLILVIIKYENSLHSPMYILLAMLGATDIALSTCILPRMLGIFWFHLTEISFDACLLQMWLIHSFQATESGVLLAMALDRYVAICNPLRHASIFSQKLLTHIGIGVILRAVVLVAPCIVLIKYRLKFYRTTVISHSYCEHMAIVKLATEDIRINKILGLFVAFTILGFDISFITLSYFQIFVTVFQLPQKEARLKAFNTCIAYICVFLQFYLLGFFSFFTHRFGSHIPPYVHILLSSLYLLVPPFLNPIVYGVKTKQIRDRVLKMIFSKRHPDH; from the coding sequence ATGCTCAGACCCAATGGCTCAGTCTTCACGCCCTCTGTACTAACACTCATCGGGATTCCTGGCCTGGAGTCAGTGCAGTGTTGGATCGGGATTCCATTCTGTTTCATGTACCTTATGGCAGTGATTGGGAATACATTAATTTTAGTGATAATCAAATATGAAAACAGCCTTCATAGTCCAATGTACATTTTACTGGCCATGTTGGGGGCCACAGACATTGCACTTAGCACATGTATTCTTCCCAGAATGTTAGGCATCTTTTGGTTTCACTTGACAGAGATTTCCTTTGATGCCTGTCTTCTACAAATGTGGCTTATTCACTCATTCCAGGCAACCGAATCAGGTGTTTTACTGGCCATGGCCCTAgatcgctatgtggccatctgtaaccCCTTGAGACATGCCAGCATCTTCTCCCAAAAACTCTTGACTCACATTGGAATCGGTGTAATACTCAGGGCTGTCGTTCTTGTAGCACCATGCATAGTGCTTATCAAATATCGTCTTAAATTCTACCGAACCACAGTCATCTCCCACTCTTACTGTGAGCACATGGCCATTGTGAAACTGGCTACTGAAGATATACGGATCAACAAGATATTAGGCCTGTTTGTTGCCTTCACTATCTTAGGATTTGATATCAGCTTTATCACTTTGTcctattttcagatttttgtcaCTGTCTTTCAACTGCCCCAGAAGGAAGCAAGATTGAAAGCCTTTAATACATGCATCGCTTATATTTGTGTCTTCCTGCAGTTCTACCTCCTtggcttcttctctttcttcacacACAGGTTTGGTTCTCACATACCACCATACGTTCACATCCTTTTATCTAGCCTTTACCTTTTAGTTCCACCTTTTCTCAACCCAATCGTCTATGGAGTGAAGACCAAACAAATTCGTGACCGTGTCCTGAAAATGATCTTCTCCAAAAGACATCCTGATCATTAG
- the LOC133261330 gene encoding olfactory receptor 52A1-like, whose amino-acid sequence MSISNITVFMPSVLTLIGIPGLESVQCWIGIPFCIMYLIAVIGNSLLLIIIKSEPSLHEPMYIFLGMLGVTDIALLTSVVPKMLGIFWFHIPEIYFDSCLLQMWLIHTFQGIESGILLAMALDRYVAICYPLRHAAIFTPHLISQIASAVTLRAALLVAPCLVLIKFRLQFYHKTVISHSYCEHMAIVKLAAGNVRVNKIYGLFVAFNIAVFDLSFITLSYIQIFITVFRLPQKEARLKAFNTCIAHICVFLQFYFLAFFSFFAHRFGSHIPTFIHILISSIYLLVPPFLNPLIYGAKMKQIRIQMVKIFRS is encoded by the coding sequence ATGTCcatttccaacatcacagtcttCATGCCTTCTGTGTTGACACTAATAGGGATCCCAGGCCTAGAGTCTGTGCAATGTTGGATTGGGATTCCATTCTGTATTATGTATCTCATTGCTGTGATCGGAAATTCTTTGCTTCTGATCATCATCAAATCAGAGCCCAGCCTCCATGAGCCCATGTACATTTTCCTAGGCATGCTAGGGGTAACGGATATTGCACTTCTTACCAGTGTTGTGCCCAAGATGCTTGGAATCTTCTGGTTTCACATACCAGAGATATATTTCGACTCCTGCTTGCTTCAAATGTGGCTCATTCACACATTTCAGGGCATAGAGTCAGGCATCTTGCTGGCCATGGCCCTGGACCGCTATGTAGCCATCTGTTATCCACTCAGACATGCTGCCATCTTCACTCCCCACCTCATTTCTCAAATAGCAAGTGCGGTAACACTCAGAGCTGCCCTTCTTGTAGCCCCTTGCCTAGTACTGATAAAATTCCGATTGCAATTTTACCACAAAACAGTCATCTCCCACTCCTACTGTGAGCATATGGCCATTGTGAAACTGGCTGCAGGAAATGTCCGGGTCAACAAAATCTATGGTTTATTTGTGGCTTTCAACATTGCAGTGTTTGATCTCTCTTTCATTACATTGTCCTATATACAGATATTTATCACAGTTTTTCGTTTGCCCCAGAAGGAAGCTAGGTTGAAAGCATTCAACACTTGTATCGCTCACATCTGTGTCTTCCTCCAGTTCTACTTccttgccttcttctccttctttgcaCATAGGTTTGGTTCTCACATCCCCACTTTTATCCATATTCTCATTTCTAGCATTTACTTGCTGGTCCCTCCATTTCTCAATCCACTTATCTATGGTGCAAAGATGAAGCAGATCCGTATCCAAATGGTAAAAATCTTCCGTTCGTAA